The genomic stretch AAGCTTCAAAAGCAGGGCATTTCCTGTTCTAGAAAAAGAGTTGCTAAATTAATGAAGCAAGAGAAAATACAGGCTAAGATGAGAAAAAAATGGAAGGTGACTACAAGGGCAAGCAAAAAAGAGATAATGATAGCTCCTAACCATTTGGATCAAAATTTTATAGTAGGATCTCCTAATAAAGTATGGGTAAGCGATATAACATATGTATCTACTCAAGAAGGTTGGTTATATATAGCGGTGGTAATGGATCTTTTTTCTAGGAAAGTAGTAGGCCTTAGCATGAGTGATAGGCTAGAGACAGAGCTAGTCACAAAAGCGTTAAAGCAAGCTCTGTACAATCGCAAAACAAATAAAGACTTGATGTTTCACTCAGATAGAGGAACTCAATACACGAGTAATGAATTTAAAGAATTGGCTAATCGACATGGGATAACATTAAGTATGAGTGCAAAAGGGCGCTGTTACGACAATGCAGTTGCAGAAAGTTTTTTTCACACCTTAAAAACAGAAGAGGTTCACCTCAGCAACTATAGAATTAGAGAAGAAGCCAAAACCAGTATTTTTGAATATGTAGAGATTTTTTATAACCGCAAAAGATTGCATTCGACTTTAGGATATGTGTCGCCTATAGATTTTGAGGCTGCATGGAATTGTACAGCTGAGAGAGTGATATAAAAAGAAAAGTTTTAATGAAGATATCGCAAGCGAGCCCTGCATAGCTCGCGGAGACGATACGAATGAAGATAGAAAAATTTATGTTCTAAGTGTCTAAAAAATGGTTGCAATATCAAAGTTGTCAGAACATGATCGCATTAAAGGAAAGCTGCATTTAGAAAATATTAAAACTATATCAATTAATGAGGTCCCTTATTTCGGAACATTGCAAATGCCTTATGATACAGGAAGTATCTTTGATTTCATCTTAGACAAACAAATGGTGGAGTTACAAATAATGTGGGTAAATTTTCTCCCTAAACCAGATGTTAATGAATTCTCCGCTATCAAAATCACAGCAGAAAAAATTTGGTGGGAAAATATCCCCGACCTTTTCGATCCCTTTTGGTAAAGCTAGCTCTTGTGACTCATTGTTGCTAAGGGCATCTTAATCTCAAATAAAATTAAAAGGACAAGAGGTTTTTACCCCTATTTATAGAAACTTTGTATGTTTTATCCGTAGACTTTTGCAAAATATTAGTAAGCGGTTTATATTCAGAATCACATCATTTATCTTAAAAAATAGCGGAGTTTATTTTCATGTCTGCACCTTACACACTACCTGACCTTCCTTATGATTTTTCTGCTTTAGAACCGGTCATTTCTGCAGAGATTATGAAATTGCATTATTCTAAGCACCACGCTGGATATGTAGCCAATTTAAATACTGCTTTAGAAAAATATGTAGAAGCGGAAAAAAAGAAGGATTTATCCACGATGATTGAATTGCAGCAGGCTATCAAATTTAATGGTGGTGGCCATCTCAATCATAGTATTTTTTGGACCAATTTAGCTCCTATAGGTAAAGGGGGAGGGGGAAAGCCCAAAGGGGAGCTTCTAAAGGCTATTATAGAACAATTTGGTTCATTAGAGCACTTAATAGAACAACTTAGCTCTATAACTGTTGGTATCCAAGGCTCTGGCTGGGGTTGGCTGGGCTACAATCGGGTAGAAAAAAAAATGATAATTACTACGTGTGCTAACCAAGATCCTCTTTGTATAAAGAAGTACGTGCCTTTACTGGGAATTGATGTTTGGGAGCATGCTTATTATATAGATTATAAGAATGTTAGGGCTGAATACGTAAAAAATATTTGGAAAATTGTCAACTGGGAAAATGTAGAAGAGCGGTTTCTTTCTGTAAAAAAATAAATTTAAATAGAAGTTTTTTAATTTTGGTTGTTGCTTAAAGAATAGCTTTAAATATATAATTACTTTCTATTTACAAATTAAATGGTTTTATTTATGGGTCTTTTTTCAAAGAATAAACCAAAGATTAAAGTTCAAACGATTAAAAAAGATGGTTATAGTGGGTGGATTAAATGCACACGCTGTCATGAAATCATCCATGCCAATGAACTACAAGAGAATCTCGCTTGTTGTCCGAAGTGCAATTATCATTATCGTTTATCGGGATCTCAAAGGATTAAGCTTTTATCTGATCAGAACAGTTTTGAAGAGCTTTTTACAAACCTCAAGCCAATGGATCCTTTGAATTTCACAGATACGGAATCTTATGTAAATAGACTTTTGAAGGCAACAAAGACCTCTTGTCGTGATGAAGCGGTGATTGTAGGAAAGGCGACGATATGCGAAACACAAATTGCTTTAGGCGTGCTTGATTTTACGTTTATGGTAGGATCTATGGGATCAGTAGTAGGAGAGAGACTTACCTTATTGATTGAATATGCTTTAAATCATGAACTGCCGGTAGTCATTGTCTCTGCTTCTGGAGGAGCTAGAATGCAAGAATCAGCACTTTCTTTGATGCAAATGGCAAAGACATCTGCTGCTTTAGCAAAGCTGCACGAAGAGGGGCTTCCTTTTATTTCTATAATGACAAACCCTACATTAGGCGGCATTACAGCTTCCTTTGCTTCCTTGGGAGATATGATTATTGCAGAACCAGATGCTTTGATTGGTTTTGCAGGCCCTCGAGTAGTAGAACAAACCATGAGAAAAAAACTTCCTCCCAATGCACAATGCTCAGAGTTTCTTTTAGAAAAAGGAATGATTGATTGCATTGTGCCCCGTCATCAGTTAAAACAAACTTTAAGCGATCTCTTAATGTTTTTAACACATCAAAAAAAATCAAAGCCTCCTTTGTTAGAAAAGCCTTTAAAAAAAATCCCTCAAAAACTACAAGATCTGTTAGAACTAAGTGCTATTGCAAGGCAAGAGCTAAAACGTTAAATTTAAAGGAAAATACATGTCTGAGAGATTGGAAGTAGGAATTGATTTAGAAGAAGAAAAGTGTATTCCAGAGTATGCTTCTCAGCAAGCGGCAGGAGCAGATGTAAAAGCGCATATAACAGAAGAATTAGTATTGAAGCCTGGAGCCTCTATTCTTATTCCTACAGGGGTCTATTTGGAAATTCCAAACGGTTATGAAGTGCAAATTCGCCCTCGAAGCGGGCTTGCATTAAAACAGCAAATTACAGTGCTAAATTCTCCTGGTACAATTGACTCTGATTATCGAGGAGAAATTAAGATTATTCTAATAAATCATGGCAAGTCAGACTTTATAATTACTCCTGGTATGCGGATTGCACAAATGGTTTTTGCACCTGTTATGCAAGCTGTATTTACTAGAAAAAGCGATTTAGCCATAACTAAAAGAGGAGAGGGTGGGTTTGGCCATACTGGCACGCATTAATCATCAAATCTCATCAGGATTTAGCGATTTAAGAAAGCTTTTTAAACGAGATAGTACCTTGGCAATTTCTGATTATTTGGATGAAGATCTCGTTTTGTTTATGCAAGCTGACAATCGTGATGATGCCCTAAATCGTTTAGTGAGTCTACTAGAAGAGAAAAAAAAACTTCAAGATGCCAAACGATTTTATCAGGCAATTTTAGAAAGAGAAAAGATTGTTCCTACTGCAATTGGTCTTGGGGTTGCAGTTCCTCATGCGAAATTGCACAGTTATAAAGATTTTTTTATTGCAATTGGAATTCAGGTGCAGCAAGGCTTAGAGTGGAATGCTCTTGATGGTTTAGCGGTCCAACTCATTTTTATGATTGGAGGCCCAGATAACCGACAAACAGAATATTTGCGCATTTTGTCTCATTTGACAATGGCGGTTAAAAATAAGGAAAGGCGTAAAAAATTGCTTAAATGCCACTGCGCTAAAGAAGTAATCGAAATGTTTAACGGATGTTAAACTAAGAGGAAAAACCATGGATCTTACAATTAAAGATGTTGCTAAGTTGTTCAATATTTCAGAAGCTGCTATTCATAGACTATTGCTTCATAACAAAATCCCTTCTTATTGTATTAATGGAGAACACCGATTTGGCTTAATCGAAATTGAAAACTGGATGTTACAGTTTGATTTAAAACAGCTTCAAGAAACCGCTTCTTGTGATCAACAAATCTATCCTCTAACGGACCAAAAACAGCAAGTACAAATAGAGAATCCAGTCAGTGGAGGAATGGTACAGTTTTGCTTATATCGCGCCCTTCACCAAGGGGATATTTTATCTAATATCAAAGGAAATAAGAAAGAAGATATCATTTCTGCTGTAACTAAAATTGTAGCCCCCAAACTCAATGTGGATGCCGAGATATTAGCAGAGCTCTTAACCGATCGCGAAGACTTAAGTCCAACAGCTTTAGGAAATGGTCTTGCGGTTCCGCATACAAGAGAAGCAATGGCGAAAGGATCATTTGATATGGTGTTTGTTGTGTATCCTGAATCCCCATTGGAATACGGGGCTTTAGATTCTAAACCAGTACACACGCTATTTTTCTTATTTGCTGGAAGTGATAAAGCACATCTTCAACTTCTAGCAAAACTAGCGCATTTAAGCAGTCACAAAGAGGCATTTCAATTATTACTGGACCGTTCTGACAAAATTACTCTGTTAGACTTTGTTCGAAATTGGGAAGGACAGATCCGCTCTACGGGATAGGTTATTTTTATTTTTCTATTCATAAAAACAAACTTATCTTACCCTTGCTAGGGTATCTTGAACTTTGCAAACCACTAAAAAATAAAAATGGCCATCTTCATTTTATGTCTAAGCAGTTATTTATCAAAAAATCTTTAAAAGATTTATTAAGCCAAGCCTCACAATCCAGTCGTGGTCTTACGCGCTCTTTAGGACCGGTTAATTTAACAGCAATGGGGGTAGGAGCGATTATAGGAGCTGGAATTTTTGTATTAACAGGACAAGCAGCAGCTCAGTACGCAGGTCCTGGAATTCTTATTTCCTTTGTTTTAGCAGCGATGATTTGCATTTTTGCAGCTCTTTGCTATGCAGAGTTTGCTTCTTTAATTCCCATTGCAGGAAGTGCTTATACCTATGCGTATGTTACCATGGGTGAATTAACGGCCTGGATCATTGGTTGGGGCTTAACAATGGAATATTTATTTTCTGCGGCAACCGTTTCTGTGGGATGGTCTGGATATTTTGTGAGCTTGCTGCAGGATTTTGGAATACAATTACCTTCTTTTTTAGCCAGTTCCCCATTGAATTATGAAATGGGAATAGGATGGGAAACAACAGGTGCTGTCATGAATCTTCCCGCTATGTTCATTGTTGCTGTCATGGGTACTTTGGTTTCCGTCGGGATAAAAGCGGCTGCTGGTTTCAATAACTTAATGGTAATTATCAAAATGGGAGTGATCTTATTGTTTATTGGCTGTGGGGTTGCTTTTATCAATTTAGATCATTTAATACCGTTTATTCCTGAAAATACAGGGGAATTCGGAGCATATGGATTTAGTGGTGTTTTACGTGGAGCCGGGGTTGTCTTCTTTGCTTTTATCGGTTTTGATGCCTTGTCTACTCTAGCACAGGAAGCACGCAATCCACAAAAAGATCTACCAATAGGAATGTTAGGATCGCTGGGTATATCCACTCTTGCATATATTGTTATTGGGATTATTCTACTTGGCATCGTGCCTTACACCATGCTAGATGTACCAGATCCGATTGCAGTAGCTGTGAATGCTTTAGGTCCGAAGTTTATTTGGCTACGTTTAGTTCTTAAATTTGCTATTTTAGCGGGTTTAACTTCTGTTGTGCTGGTTATGATCTTAGGGCAATCCCGTATTTTTTATACAATGGCAAATGATGGCTTGTTGCCTAAATCTTTTAGCCAGATTAGTAAAAGATTCCATACACCGTTTTTTACCTCTATTGTAGTTACTCTTGCTGCTATGGTATTAGCAGGGATTTTCCCAGTTGGTATTTTAGGGCAGTTGACTTCAATGGGAGCTCTTTTAGCCTTTGCTATTGTTTGTTTTGGTATTTTGATTCTGCGTTATAAACAACCTTTATTGCATCGTCCCTTTAAAACTCCTTTTGTACCATGGATTCCTCTAGCGGGTACTTTATGTTGTATTATTCAGATGCTAGCTTTTCCAGCTGTTAGCTGGTGGCAAATGTTTATTTGGATGGTAATAGGATGTATCATTTATTTTACCTATGGCATAAAAAATAGTAAAATCCGTCAGCCGGTTAAGAAATAAGGTTATTCATGACCAGTCCTTGCCATAATTGGTGAGGACTTTCGACCTCTTCCTAAGAATACTAAGAGAATTAAACTTAAAAAAATCCATCCCATTAGAAAAAAGCAGTCGTTTAAGCCAAGAACTGCAGCCTGTGTATTAATGGTCTCATTTAAAAACTCTAGTTTCTGAGTTCCATCTAATCTGATCTTTGAAAGATCGGTTAAAAACTGATTCGTTTCCTTAGAA from Candidatus Rhabdochlamydia sp. T3358 encodes the following:
- a CDS encoding IS3 family transposase encodes the protein KLQKQGISCSRKRVAKLMKQEKIQAKMRKKWKVTTRASKKEIMIAPNHLDQNFIVGSPNKVWVSDITYVSTQEGWLYIAVVMDLFSRKVVGLSMSDRLETELVTKALKQALYNRKTNKDLMFHSDRGTQYTSNEFKELANRHGITLSMSAKGRCYDNAVAESFFHTLKTEEVHLSNYRIREEAKTSIFEYVEIFYNRKRLHSTLGYVSPIDFEAAWNCTAERVI
- a CDS encoding PTS sugar transporter subunit IIA, producing the protein MAILARINHQISSGFSDLRKLFKRDSTLAISDYLDEDLVLFMQADNRDDALNRLVSLLEEKKKLQDAKRFYQAILEREKIVPTAIGLGVAVPHAKLHSYKDFFIAIGIQVQQGLEWNALDGLAVQLIFMIGGPDNRQTEYLRILSHLTMAVKNKERRKKLLKCHCAKEVIEMFNGC
- a CDS encoding amino acid permease, with product MSKQLFIKKSLKDLLSQASQSSRGLTRSLGPVNLTAMGVGAIIGAGIFVLTGQAAAQYAGPGILISFVLAAMICIFAALCYAEFASLIPIAGSAYTYAYVTMGELTAWIIGWGLTMEYLFSAATVSVGWSGYFVSLLQDFGIQLPSFLASSPLNYEMGIGWETTGAVMNLPAMFIVAVMGTLVSVGIKAAAGFNNLMVIIKMGVILLFIGCGVAFINLDHLIPFIPENTGEFGAYGFSGVLRGAGVVFFAFIGFDALSTLAQEARNPQKDLPIGMLGSLGISTLAYIVIGIILLGIVPYTMLDVPDPIAVAVNALGPKFIWLRLVLKFAILAGLTSVVLVMILGQSRIFYTMANDGLLPKSFSQISKRFHTPFFTSIVVTLAAMVLAGIFPVGILGQLTSMGALLAFAIVCFGILILRYKQPLLHRPFKTPFVPWIPLAGTLCCIIQMLAFPAVSWWQMFIWMVIGCIIYFTYGIKNSKIRQPVKK
- a CDS encoding PTS sugar transporter subunit IIA, producing the protein MDLTIKDVAKLFNISEAAIHRLLLHNKIPSYCINGEHRFGLIEIENWMLQFDLKQLQETASCDQQIYPLTDQKQQVQIENPVSGGMVQFCLYRALHQGDILSNIKGNKKEDIISAVTKIVAPKLNVDAEILAELLTDREDLSPTALGNGLAVPHTREAMAKGSFDMVFVVYPESPLEYGALDSKPVHTLFFLFAGSDKAHLQLLAKLAHLSSHKEAFQLLLDRSDKITLLDFVRNWEGQIRSTG
- the dut gene encoding dUTP diphosphatase, which gives rise to MSERLEVGIDLEEEKCIPEYASQQAAGADVKAHITEELVLKPGASILIPTGVYLEIPNGYEVQIRPRSGLALKQQITVLNSPGTIDSDYRGEIKIILINHGKSDFIITPGMRIAQMVFAPVMQAVFTRKSDLAITKRGEGGFGHTGTH
- the accD gene encoding acetyl-CoA carboxylase, carboxyltransferase subunit beta, with protein sequence MGLFSKNKPKIKVQTIKKDGYSGWIKCTRCHEIIHANELQENLACCPKCNYHYRLSGSQRIKLLSDQNSFEELFTNLKPMDPLNFTDTESYVNRLLKATKTSCRDEAVIVGKATICETQIALGVLDFTFMVGSMGSVVGERLTLLIEYALNHELPVVIVSASGGARMQESALSLMQMAKTSAALAKLHEEGLPFISIMTNPTLGGITASFASLGDMIIAEPDALIGFAGPRVVEQTMRKKLPPNAQCSEFLLEKGMIDCIVPRHQLKQTLSDLLMFLTHQKKSKPPLLEKPLKKIPQKLQDLLELSAIARQELKR
- a CDS encoding Fe-Mn family superoxide dismutase is translated as MSAPYTLPDLPYDFSALEPVISAEIMKLHYSKHHAGYVANLNTALEKYVEAEKKKDLSTMIELQQAIKFNGGGHLNHSIFWTNLAPIGKGGGGKPKGELLKAIIEQFGSLEHLIEQLSSITVGIQGSGWGWLGYNRVEKKMIITTCANQDPLCIKKYVPLLGIDVWEHAYYIDYKNVRAEYVKNIWKIVNWENVEERFLSVKK